One genomic window of Polyangium aurulentum includes the following:
- a CDS encoding serine/threonine-protein kinase gives MATKVEGLIGDKYELSRVLGRGAVGVVYAAKNLRTGRRVAIKSLQVRGVLDPQDPDLLRFEQEARIAGSLESQHIAQVLDIERDPATGLPFLVMELLRGEDLQALLDRVGPLPVDVALRIATQACAGLDAAHGAGVVHRDIKPGNLFLARREGGEVVVKILDFGIAKIRRLPPDASASAASGILAAPQESMTETGQLLGSPLYMSPEQVAGAKDIDARSDVFSLGVTLYAMVCGKAPHAGIKSFASLLQHLETTPPPPLREVAPWVPPEIAALVERATRIDRGERIPSAAALLESMAPFLSGGTALREDMLVGSGKVPAEEVKAHAESAPSAAAEGASDAKIAQSNENGPSWRWLIVISVAVALVTAVAVAAWLGR, from the coding sequence TTGGCAACCAAAGTCGAGGGACTGATCGGGGATAAATACGAGCTCTCGCGCGTGCTCGGGCGCGGCGCGGTGGGGGTCGTGTACGCGGCGAAGAACCTACGCACCGGCCGCCGCGTGGCGATCAAGTCGCTGCAAGTCCGCGGCGTCCTCGACCCCCAGGACCCGGATCTGCTGCGTTTCGAGCAGGAAGCGCGCATCGCCGGGTCGCTCGAGTCGCAGCACATCGCCCAGGTCCTCGACATCGAGCGCGATCCGGCGACGGGCTTGCCGTTCCTCGTAATGGAGCTGCTCCGGGGCGAGGATCTGCAAGCCCTGCTCGACCGGGTGGGCCCCTTGCCCGTCGACGTGGCGCTGCGAATTGCGACGCAAGCGTGCGCAGGGCTTGACGCGGCGCACGGAGCAGGCGTGGTTCATCGCGACATCAAGCCGGGCAACCTTTTTCTAGCGCGGCGCGAAGGCGGGGAGGTGGTGGTCAAGATCCTCGACTTCGGCATTGCGAAGATCCGGCGCCTGCCCCCGGATGCGTCGGCGAGCGCCGCCTCGGGCATCCTTGCCGCGCCGCAGGAGTCGATGACCGAGACGGGGCAGCTCCTCGGCTCGCCGCTCTACATGTCGCCGGAGCAGGTGGCGGGCGCAAAGGACATCGACGCGCGGAGCGACGTTTTCTCGCTGGGCGTGACGCTTTACGCGATGGTCTGCGGAAAGGCGCCGCACGCGGGCATCAAATCGTTCGCCTCGCTGCTCCAGCACCTCGAGACGACGCCGCCCCCGCCGCTCCGCGAGGTGGCGCCGTGGGTTCCTCCCGAAATCGCGGCGCTCGTCGAGCGGGCGACGCGTATCGATCGGGGCGAGCGTATCCCCAGCGCGGCGGCTTTGCTCGAGTCCATGGCGCCATTCCTGTCTGGGGGCACGGCGCTGCGGGAAGACATGCTCGTCGGCTCCGGCAAGGTGCCCGCAGAGGAGGTGAAAGCCCACGCGGAGAGCGCCCCGAGCGCGGCCGCCGAGGGGGCGAGCGACGCAAAGATCGCGCAATCGAACGAAAACGGTCCTTCTTGGCGATGGCTGATCGTGATTTCAGTGGCCGTCGCCCTGGTAACGGCGGTCGCGGTGGCGGCGTGGCTCGGGCGCTGA
- a CDS encoding MBL fold metallo-hydrolase, with translation MEITFWGVRGSIASPGPDTIGVGGNTSCVEVRCGSQTIILDAGTGIRRLGDKLMGEGAVEATLLLSHLHWDHIQGIPFFVPAYVPSSRLQIVGGTNGVMPLRDALAHQMTAPVFPVRLDELGAKIDWREVKPAESFKLGDVEVRVAKQNHPGGSYAYRLDYKGRSVVYATDTEHYACVDPALYALAKDADVLIYDSQYTPEEYRGSSAGSSKVGWGHSTYVAGVELAWAAGVGQYVLFHHDPRRNDAAVEDIERKTRELFPHSVAAREGLKIDLLALAQAA, from the coding sequence ATGGAGATCACGTTCTGGGGCGTCCGCGGCAGCATCGCTTCTCCTGGTCCGGACACGATCGGCGTCGGTGGCAACACGAGCTGCGTCGAGGTCCGCTGTGGGTCGCAGACCATCATCCTCGACGCGGGCACGGGCATCCGGCGTCTCGGTGACAAGCTGATGGGCGAGGGCGCGGTGGAGGCGACGCTTCTCCTGTCGCACCTGCACTGGGATCACATCCAGGGCATCCCGTTCTTCGTGCCCGCGTACGTGCCGAGCTCGCGCTTGCAGATCGTGGGCGGCACCAACGGCGTGATGCCGCTGCGCGACGCGCTCGCGCACCAGATGACCGCGCCCGTGTTCCCGGTTCGTCTCGACGAGCTCGGCGCGAAGATCGACTGGCGCGAGGTGAAGCCCGCCGAGAGCTTCAAGCTCGGCGACGTCGAGGTGCGCGTGGCGAAGCAGAACCACCCGGGCGGCTCGTACGCCTACCGGCTCGACTACAAGGGCCGCAGCGTCGTGTACGCGACCGACACCGAGCACTACGCGTGCGTCGACCCGGCGCTCTACGCGCTCGCCAAGGACGCCGACGTGCTCATCTACGACTCGCAGTACACGCCCGAGGAGTACCGCGGCAGCTCGGCGGGCAGCTCCAAGGTCGGCTGGGGTCACTCGACGTACGTGGCGGGCGTCGAGCTCGCGTGGGCCGCGGGCGTCGGGCAGTACGTCCTGTTCCACCACGACCCGCGCCGCAACGACGCGGCGGTCGAGGACATCGAGCGCAAGACCCGCGAGCTATTTCCCCACTCGGTGGCGGCGCGCGAAGGCCTGAAAATCGACCTCCTCGCGCTCGCGCAGGCGGCGTGA
- a CDS encoding sigma-54-dependent transcriptional regulator, which produces MNQQGLLAFLDRLRKARYFEEAAMTMLREMLAAANAALAESRFASRGKILRGMAHLRPSDGYRRLALLEDAPQRGEPTITYVPSASAWRWVATRECPIAVDVPLGSVRTWQNQSVEVINEGAFSGSDSILRLERRDASHLYAVPLRSLRGTVEGMATVEAGCPPAIGHDFIFPAVSEPLQIIADIAAPYLASLPLRPAAAGAVDDLLPVIGQSMASLIEMLRVFAQQEETLLIGGPTGAGKSRLARWCHAQSIRRGGPFEVLDLLTVPEDLQMAELFGWRKGAFTGAAKDTAGCITRAFKGTLFIDEIDKLSLKAQAGMLQLLESRTYRPIGDGAREQQADVRFIVGSNVDLYEQVKLGRFREDLYYRINVLPVKILPLDERRDEIPQWARFMALRRHRESVPEGDARISAAAEQLLSEHTWPGNLRQLDNVVRRAYALALMTQGNASPEILLEERHFARALSYERGSGRRTALESMRAAATAFVEEAERFEERSLVLDLELSDAFRGIVLGTAVQRLGSRDAAFRLFGKAAQVQSRNHHKMLRRELEKVEALCKALGEESSPFAGLGEDET; this is translated from the coding sequence ATGAATCAACAAGGGCTCTTGGCTTTCCTCGATCGACTTCGCAAGGCGCGGTATTTCGAGGAAGCCGCGATGACCATGCTGCGCGAGATGCTTGCGGCGGCGAACGCGGCGCTCGCGGAGAGCCGCTTCGCGAGCCGCGGGAAGATCCTGCGCGGGATGGCGCATTTGCGGCCGTCCGACGGTTATCGGCGCCTGGCCCTGCTCGAGGATGCCCCGCAGCGCGGGGAGCCGACCATCACCTATGTCCCCTCGGCGAGCGCGTGGCGCTGGGTGGCCACCCGCGAGTGCCCCATCGCCGTCGATGTCCCCCTCGGTTCGGTACGGACGTGGCAGAACCAATCGGTCGAGGTGATCAACGAGGGCGCGTTCTCCGGGAGTGACAGCATCCTTCGGCTGGAGCGCCGCGACGCGAGCCACCTCTATGCGGTGCCGCTGCGCTCCTTGCGTGGAACGGTCGAGGGAATGGCCACGGTGGAGGCGGGATGCCCGCCGGCCATCGGTCATGATTTCATCTTTCCGGCCGTGAGCGAGCCGTTGCAGATCATCGCCGACATCGCGGCCCCCTACCTCGCGAGCCTTCCTTTGCGGCCCGCGGCGGCGGGCGCGGTGGACGATTTGCTGCCGGTGATCGGGCAGAGCATGGCCAGCTTGATCGAGATGCTCCGCGTCTTCGCGCAGCAGGAGGAGACGCTGCTCATCGGTGGTCCCACGGGCGCCGGAAAATCGCGCCTGGCGCGCTGGTGTCACGCGCAATCGATCCGGCGCGGGGGTCCCTTCGAGGTCCTCGATTTGCTCACCGTGCCCGAAGATCTCCAGATGGCCGAGCTCTTCGGCTGGCGAAAAGGCGCCTTCACGGGCGCGGCGAAGGACACGGCCGGCTGTATCACCCGCGCGTTCAAAGGGACGCTGTTCATCGACGAGATCGACAAGCTCTCGCTCAAGGCGCAGGCCGGCATGCTGCAGCTCCTCGAATCGCGAACCTACCGCCCGATCGGGGATGGAGCCCGCGAGCAGCAGGCCGACGTTCGTTTCATCGTCGGGAGCAACGTCGACCTGTACGAGCAGGTGAAGCTCGGCCGATTCCGGGAAGATCTTTATTACCGGATCAACGTTCTTCCCGTGAAGATCCTCCCGCTCGACGAGCGCCGGGACGAGATCCCGCAATGGGCGCGCTTCATGGCCCTGCGCCGCCATCGCGAATCGGTGCCCGAGGGAGACGCGCGGATCTCGGCGGCCGCCGAGCAGCTCCTGTCCGAGCACACCTGGCCGGGAAACCTGCGCCAGCTCGACAACGTCGTCCGCCGCGCATACGCGCTCGCGCTCATGACCCAGGGCAATGCGAGCCCGGAGATCTTGCTCGAGGAGCGGCATTTCGCCCGCGCCCTCAGCTACGAGCGGGGAAGCGGGCGCCGGACGGCGCTGGAGAGCATGCGCGCCGCGGCGACCGCTTTCGTGGAGGAGGCCGAGCGATTCGAGGAGCGCAGCCTCGTGCTCGACCTCGAGCTGAGCGACGCTTTCCGGGGGATCGTGCTCGGCACCGCGGTCCAGCGGCTCGGCAGCCGGGACGCGGCATTCCGTCTTTTTGGCAAGGCCGCGCAGGTGCAGAGCCGCAACCACCACAAGATGCTGCGGCGCGAGCTGGAGAAGGTGGAGGCGCTCTGCAAGGCGCT
- a CDS encoding radical SAM protein: MANIGYIQVVRHCNHFCGFCSNPTTPYVHTFDTMKVLVDDFVKRDYFGVILTGGEPTLHPELPKIAAYASSQGLHVRMITNGWRLSDPDFAGEVARAGVKLVHVSVYSVRPDVEERLRGTPGTLERAFAAVKNAHDHGIEVNINCVINKLNADHLDENIEYWIAEHPYVRHFVWNNLDPSMGRAEVNQAQFTPRLADFEVSLQRAMRLLHKTGRTFRVEKVPLCYMTEFAWASTETRKIVKGEERIVHFLDQKQTVRQTDWEHVYAPTCAQCSLRPICGGLFDRGNAYDPNELYPVFVSMDAVVERIITDASDPSYPHRTLPAWKKDFERRVAEGRRQASVEEMRPADAPSVGMVTEQGVRLFESKRRSEAKKAEALGVEMEREPETEADGAARE; this comes from the coding sequence GTGGCGAACATCGGCTACATCCAGGTCGTCCGGCACTGCAATCATTTCTGCGGCTTCTGCTCGAACCCGACGACGCCGTACGTGCACACCTTCGACACCATGAAGGTGCTCGTCGACGATTTCGTGAAGCGCGATTATTTCGGCGTCATCCTCACGGGCGGCGAGCCCACGCTGCACCCCGAATTGCCAAAGATTGCCGCCTATGCGTCGTCGCAGGGCCTGCACGTGCGAATGATCACCAACGGGTGGCGTTTGTCCGACCCCGATTTTGCGGGTGAGGTCGCCCGGGCGGGGGTGAAGCTCGTGCACGTGTCGGTGTACTCGGTGCGGCCCGACGTGGAGGAGCGGCTGCGCGGCACGCCGGGCACGCTCGAGCGGGCGTTCGCGGCCGTGAAGAACGCGCACGACCACGGCATCGAGGTGAACATCAACTGCGTGATCAACAAGCTGAACGCCGATCACCTCGACGAGAACATCGAATACTGGATCGCCGAGCACCCGTACGTGCGGCATTTCGTGTGGAACAACCTCGACCCGTCCATGGGCCGGGCGGAGGTGAACCAGGCGCAGTTCACGCCGCGCCTCGCCGATTTCGAGGTCTCGCTCCAGCGCGCGATGCGCCTGTTGCACAAGACGGGCCGGACGTTCCGGGTCGAGAAGGTGCCGCTCTGCTACATGACCGAATTCGCCTGGGCGAGCACCGAGACGCGCAAGATCGTGAAGGGCGAGGAGCGCATCGTCCATTTCCTCGACCAGAAGCAGACCGTGCGGCAAACGGACTGGGAGCACGTCTACGCTCCCACCTGCGCGCAATGCTCGCTGCGCCCCATTTGCGGCGGTCTCTTCGACCGTGGCAATGCGTACGACCCGAACGAGCTCTACCCGGTGTTCGTCTCCATGGACGCGGTGGTCGAGCGGATCATCACGGACGCGAGCGACCCGAGCTATCCGCACCGAACGCTGCCGGCGTGGAAGAAGGATTTCGAGCGACGCGTCGCCGAGGGGCGCAGGCAGGCATCGGTCGAGGAGATGCGCCCGGCCGACGCGCCGTCCGTCGGAATGGTGACCGAGCAGGGCGTCAGGCTGTTCGAATCGAAGCGGCGCAGCGAGGCCAAAAAGGCCGAGGCGCTCGGGGTCGAGATGGAGCGCGAGCCCGAGACGGAGGCGGACGGAGCGGCGAGGGAGTGA
- a CDS encoding DUF4175 family protein, translating to MDHDVPAAKIAQLRSAWDSELKPSARRALVALAFAALFGLAHLARLGTPLARLATVGLLAAVALGIATRAIVLARRRRDVRRTVIDTVGPSDPELAAATVRAIGLVERTEKDAAAGSPALARLHLGRLLGRASLERIAERAALAARRWSTVGLVLAVLALAAVVIEPFRVVEGLDVLVARKGEAPLALPYLEEVDVVAKPPDYLHQHGQLVDAFEPASLPRGTTLTVHGRPMHGRRALVLTDGNSEVPFVDDGEGGLVARWELLDSATLRIAARFGAVRIPQADEQRLTSIPDEVPDVKLEGAPRTVRMLDEPEILLSYEAKDDHGLREVDLVYRSGTRESRRVLSRPQGDPTSDRGAHRLVFAQDAFFKRTFVPVEITIEARDNDPISGPKWGKSAAIVVVPPQVGEPEAMRHDALLRARDALTDLLAERLTDTVAAGKMGAEHAKKERESQERAMKVINEALDGTYGGLRLPRRVLTLARGQIRRVEAALDAERKQPSPATHQKLVEQTEEVLLAFDAAVRSLGVMDTRRVARRLSGVADEAAEAIAATAGQRERDPTSAAARLDAAISVLDGGGKQMLRLGALGLDLGEIVANDLRRVDRARKDKDLFHAELAARDLAARLRKPDPSFSGGGGGEGGGQGGVEAGEGGSGVGEGDPSEADEAAEAGEQELEDLVREHAEEVSEVEQALERAFSQEEIEQLKQEAKRHAQAIREAVKNLPRRPGEPGSAEGAGKQARDLAESMADALEQGRPRDAVQSGKEAMRSLDDAKRLGDQASPGDLREQSVGREASAARPGLSEELRWAEEALDRLRKAAAERAKGDLEKSGKREGAMAEKTRKLGDKGASGDGSLPQETLDLLERAEQAMRDAQKSLEQGQGDQGLEHQQNAQRLLEMARGSGEQGESEESPQDAGDGRQMAKKAEIPGKEGHKGPDDFRRRVLEGLGGSNDPLLKEAVKRYAEGLLR from the coding sequence GTGGATCACGACGTCCCGGCCGCCAAGATTGCCCAGCTTCGATCCGCCTGGGACTCCGAGCTCAAACCCTCCGCGCGCCGCGCCCTCGTCGCGCTCGCGTTCGCCGCGCTCTTTGGCCTCGCGCACCTCGCGCGCCTCGGAACGCCGCTCGCCCGGCTCGCGACGGTGGGCCTCCTGGCCGCCGTGGCGCTCGGAATCGCGACGCGCGCGATCGTCCTCGCGCGCAGGCGCCGCGACGTGCGCCGCACCGTGATCGACACCGTGGGCCCGAGCGACCCCGAGCTCGCAGCCGCCACGGTGCGCGCCATCGGCCTCGTCGAACGCACGGAGAAAGACGCCGCCGCAGGTTCGCCTGCGCTCGCGCGCCTGCACCTCGGACGCCTGCTCGGTCGCGCATCGCTCGAGCGCATCGCCGAACGCGCCGCGCTCGCCGCGCGCCGCTGGTCGACCGTGGGCCTCGTGCTCGCCGTCCTTGCGCTCGCCGCCGTGGTGATCGAGCCGTTCCGCGTGGTCGAGGGCCTCGACGTCCTCGTCGCGCGCAAGGGCGAGGCCCCGCTCGCGCTGCCTTATCTCGAGGAGGTGGACGTCGTCGCCAAGCCGCCGGATTACCTCCACCAGCACGGCCAGCTCGTCGACGCTTTCGAGCCCGCCTCGCTGCCGCGCGGCACCACGCTCACCGTGCACGGCCGCCCCATGCACGGCCGTCGCGCGCTCGTGTTGACCGACGGCAATTCCGAGGTGCCCTTCGTCGACGACGGCGAAGGCGGCCTCGTCGCGCGCTGGGAGCTGCTCGACTCCGCCACGCTCCGCATCGCCGCGCGCTTCGGCGCCGTGAGGATCCCGCAGGCCGACGAGCAACGGCTCACCTCGATACCCGACGAGGTCCCGGACGTGAAGCTCGAGGGCGCGCCGCGCACCGTGCGCATGCTCGACGAGCCGGAGATCCTGCTCTCCTACGAGGCGAAGGACGATCACGGGCTGCGCGAGGTGGATCTCGTCTACCGCTCCGGGACGCGCGAGTCGCGCCGGGTGCTGTCGCGACCGCAGGGCGACCCCACGAGCGACCGCGGCGCGCACCGGCTGGTGTTCGCGCAGGACGCGTTCTTCAAGCGCACGTTCGTCCCCGTGGAGATCACGATCGAGGCGCGCGACAACGATCCGATCTCGGGGCCCAAGTGGGGCAAGAGCGCGGCGATCGTGGTGGTGCCGCCGCAGGTCGGCGAGCCCGAGGCCATGCGCCACGACGCCCTCTTGCGCGCGCGCGACGCGCTGACGGATCTGCTCGCCGAGCGCCTCACCGACACGGTCGCGGCCGGCAAGATGGGAGCCGAGCACGCGAAGAAGGAGCGCGAGTCGCAGGAGCGCGCGATGAAGGTGATCAACGAGGCGCTCGATGGCACGTACGGAGGCCTCAGGCTCCCGCGGCGCGTGCTCACGCTCGCCCGCGGCCAGATCCGACGCGTGGAAGCCGCGCTCGACGCCGAGCGCAAGCAACCCTCGCCCGCGACGCACCAGAAGCTCGTCGAGCAGACCGAGGAGGTGCTCCTCGCCTTCGACGCCGCCGTGCGCTCGCTCGGCGTGATGGACACGCGCCGCGTCGCCAGGCGTCTCTCGGGCGTGGCCGACGAGGCCGCCGAGGCCATCGCGGCCACCGCGGGCCAGCGCGAGCGCGACCCGACGAGCGCAGCCGCGCGGCTCGACGCGGCCATCTCGGTGCTCGATGGTGGCGGCAAGCAGATGCTCCGCCTCGGCGCGCTCGGGCTCGATCTCGGCGAGATCGTGGCCAACGATCTGCGGCGCGTCGATCGCGCGAGGAAGGACAAGGACCTCTTCCACGCCGAGCTCGCCGCGCGCGATCTCGCGGCGCGCCTGCGCAAGCCCGACCCTTCGTTCTCGGGCGGAGGCGGCGGCGAGGGCGGCGGGCAGGGCGGCGTCGAGGCAGGCGAGGGCGGCAGCGGCGTGGGCGAGGGCGATCCCTCGGAGGCGGACGAGGCGGCAGAGGCCGGCGAGCAGGAGCTCGAAGACCTCGTGCGCGAGCACGCCGAAGAGGTGAGCGAGGTCGAGCAGGCGCTCGAGCGCGCGTTCTCGCAGGAGGAGATCGAGCAGCTCAAGCAGGAGGCGAAGCGTCACGCGCAGGCGATCCGCGAGGCGGTGAAGAACCTGCCGCGCAGGCCCGGCGAGCCTGGATCGGCCGAGGGCGCGGGCAAGCAGGCGCGAGACCTCGCCGAGTCGATGGCGGACGCGCTCGAGCAAGGTCGCCCGCGCGACGCGGTGCAGAGCGGCAAGGAGGCGATGCGATCGCTCGACGACGCCAAGCGCCTCGGCGATCAAGCGTCTCCAGGCGACCTGCGCGAGCAGAGCGTGGGTCGCGAAGCCTCGGCCGCGCGCCCGGGTCTGTCGGAGGAGCTGCGCTGGGCCGAGGAGGCGCTCGACCGATTGCGCAAGGCCGCGGCCGAGCGCGCGAAGGGCGACCTCGAGAAGAGCGGCAAGCGCGAGGGCGCGATGGCCGAGAAGACGCGCAAGCTCGGGGACAAGGGCGCCTCGGGGGACGGCAGCTTGCCCCAGGAGACGCTCGACCTGCTCGAGCGCGCCGAGCAAGCGATGCGCGACGCACAGAAATCGCTCGAACAGGGCCAGGGCGACCAGGGGCTCGAGCACCAGCAGAACGCGCAGCGGCTGCTCGAGATGGCCCGCGGAAGCGGCGAGCAGGGCGAGTCCGAGGAGAGCCCGCAGGACGCGGGCGACGGGCGTCAGATGGCGAAGAAGGCCGAGATCCCGGGCAAAGAGGGGCACAAGGGGCCGGATGATTTCCGGCGCAGGGTCCTCGAAGGGCTGGGCGGATCGAACGATCCGCTGCTCAAGGAGGCCGTGAAGCGGTACGCGGAGGGGTTGTTGCGATGA
- a CDS encoding sigma-54-dependent Fis family transcriptional regulator, producing MSRLSLLVDLASLLAREVDLDALLGTACERLAAAMHADRASIWLVDAERGDLVTRVAVLPELPALRLSLDRGIAGYVARTGEVVRVDDASRDPRFDPSADRATGYTTRSMLVAPIREEGRAPVRGVVQLLNKAGGPFDDEDERYLVALSSQLARALTMTTLRAADGGNPGLVLQGPFNRIVGRSAAIASVYEKIQLASGTDATVLLRGETGTGKGLFARAIHVNSRRQARPFVTVDCTTLPAQLVESELFGHERGAFTGADRRVPGKVELAEGGTLFLDELGDLPPDIQGKLLRFLQDRSFERVGGRSTMRADVRVVCATHRDLERAVAEGRFREDLYYRVRVVEVELPPLRERGRDEIEALARHFADVYAQRYGRPAPTFDPAALAAIASHAWPGNVRELEHWIESAIALAPDGRITASHLPLRRPRTQPERAVSEDGEIRMPLGLSLDDAIERYVAAVVAACDGNKTEAARRLQVGRNTIARALARRESGAGPSSRGPDSIAGGPKSRRD from the coding sequence ATGTCGCGCCTCTCGCTGCTCGTCGACCTCGCATCGCTCCTCGCACGCGAGGTCGATCTCGACGCCCTCCTCGGAACCGCATGCGAGCGGCTCGCCGCGGCCATGCACGCCGATCGCGCGAGCATCTGGCTCGTCGACGCCGAGAGGGGCGACCTCGTCACGCGCGTGGCCGTCCTGCCCGAGCTGCCTGCCCTGCGGCTGTCGCTCGACCGCGGCATCGCCGGCTACGTGGCGCGCACCGGCGAGGTCGTCCGCGTCGACGACGCTTCTCGCGACCCGCGCTTCGACCCGTCTGCCGATCGCGCCACGGGCTACACGACGCGCTCGATGCTGGTCGCGCCCATCCGCGAGGAAGGCCGCGCCCCTGTTCGCGGGGTCGTGCAGCTCTTGAACAAGGCCGGCGGGCCGTTCGACGACGAGGACGAGCGCTACCTCGTCGCGCTTTCGAGCCAGCTCGCCCGCGCGCTCACGATGACCACGCTGCGCGCCGCCGACGGGGGCAACCCGGGGCTCGTGCTGCAAGGGCCGTTCAACCGGATCGTCGGTCGCAGCGCGGCGATCGCGTCCGTGTACGAGAAGATCCAGCTCGCATCCGGCACGGACGCCACGGTGCTCTTGCGCGGCGAGACCGGCACCGGAAAGGGCCTGTTTGCCCGCGCCATCCACGTCAACTCGCGACGCCAGGCTCGCCCCTTCGTCACGGTCGACTGCACGACCCTGCCCGCGCAGCTCGTCGAGAGCGAGCTGTTCGGCCACGAGCGCGGCGCGTTCACGGGCGCCGACAGGCGCGTCCCCGGCAAGGTGGAGCTGGCCGAGGGCGGGACCTTGTTCCTCGACGAGCTCGGCGACCTGCCGCCCGACATCCAGGGCAAGCTCTTGCGCTTTCTGCAGGACCGATCCTTCGAGCGCGTCGGCGGCCGATCGACCATGCGCGCCGACGTGCGCGTCGTGTGCGCGACGCACCGAGACCTCGAGCGCGCCGTCGCCGAGGGCCGCTTCCGCGAGGACCTCTACTACCGCGTGCGCGTCGTCGAGGTGGAGCTGCCCCCGCTGCGCGAGCGCGGGCGCGACGAGATCGAGGCGCTCGCGCGGCACTTCGCAGACGTCTACGCGCAGCGCTACGGCCGCCCTGCGCCCACGTTCGATCCTGCAGCGCTCGCGGCCATCGCCTCGCACGCCTGGCCCGGGAACGTGCGCGAGCTCGAGCACTGGATCGAGAGCGCGATCGCGCTCGCCCCCGACGGTCGCATCACCGCGTCGCACCTGCCGCTCAGGCGCCCCAGGACCCAGCCCGAGCGCGCAGTGAGCGAAGACGGCGAGATCAGGATGCCGCTCGGGCTGTCGCTCGACGACGCGATCGAGCGCTACGTGGCCGCGGTCGTGGCCGCGTGCGACGGCAACAAGACCGAGGCGGCGCGGCGATTGCAGGTCGGTCGCAACACGATCGCGCGCGCGCTCGCTCGCAGGGAGAGCGGCGCGGGGCCGTCGTCGCGGGGTCCGGATTCGATCGCGGGCGGGCCGAAGAGCAGGCGGGACTAA